The sequence below is a genomic window from Oscillospiraceae bacterium.
CATCTCCATGAAGTACCTGGGGGAGTACCTGGACCTCCACTGCGGGGGCATCGACAACGCCTTCCCCCACCACACCAACGAGATCGCCCAGTCCGAGGCCTATTTGGGCCACCCCTGGTGCAAATACTGGTTCCACGTGCACCACCTGAACACCGCCGGGGGAAAAATGAGCAAGTCCAAGGGGGAGTTCCTCACCGTCTCCCTGCTGGAGGAGAAGGGATACGACCCGCTGGTCTACCGCCTGTTCTGCCTCCAGTCCCACTACCGCAAGGGCCTGGAGTTCTCCTTTGAGAACCTGGACAATACCCGCGCGGCCTACGACAAGCTGGTCTCCCGTGTGGCGGCGCTGAAGTGCGGCGGGGACGGGCCGGTGGACGAGGCCGCGGCGGCGCGGTACCGCGCCGCCTTCACGGAGGCCCTGGGCAGCGACCTGAACACCTCCCTGGGCGTCACCTGCCTGTACGACGTGCTCAAGGCGGACACCGACGACGGCACCAAGGCCCTGCTGGTGGCCTCCTTCGACCAGGTGCTGGGCCTGGATCTGATGAAAAAGGCGGCCGCCCTGCGGGAGAAGGAGGCCGCCCCCGTGGAGGGCGCGGCGGAGATCGAGGCCCTCATCGCCCAGCGCGCCGCGGCCAAGAAGGCCAAGGACTTCGCCGAGGCCGACCGCATCCGGGACGCGCTCAAGGATATGGGGATTGAGATCAAGGACACCCCCCAGGGCGTGGTGTGGAAAAAGATCTAAACAGGCTGAGGCCCGCGTCCCATGGGACGCGGGCCTCTTTTTTGTCGTTGAAGGCTATCTAAAGCCGCCCCTACGGCCCTGCGGTTACCGCTGCTCCACGCCGTCAATGAAGAGCTCCACCGTCTGCGCCACGTAGGCCTCCTCGTCCACGTCGGCGGGCACGCCGTTGATGATCTTGTAGAGCACCACGAAGGAGGTGAGGCTCCCCAGCAGGGAGCAGACCGCCAGATCCATGTCCAGCCCGGCCCGGACGGTGCCCAGCTCCTGCTGGTGGCGCAGAAAGCCGGTGAGCAGCCGCCGCACCGTGCAGAAGCTCTTCTCGTAGTACACGGCGCCGAAGGCGGGGAACTGGTTGGAGTCCCGGATGACCGCGCCGAAAAAGGCGTTGCGGTGCTCGTCGTGGCTCAGCTCCATGTAGGCGCGGGCGACGCGGCGCACCTCCCGCTTCCAGTGGTTGCCGTCCAGGCGTTCCGCCGGACAGGGGGTCTCGCCGGCGTAGAGCTGGAGCACCTGGAAGAACAGATCCTCCTTGCTGGTGCAGTACTGGTAGAGCGCGGCCTTGGAGAAGCCCGCGCTCTCGGCGATCTCGTCCATGGTGGTGCCCTCGAACCCCCGCTCCCCGAAGAGGATAAGGGCGGCGCGGAGGATCTCCTCCCGGCGCTTCTCGTGCTCGGGGCGCAGGGCGGCGGCCTGGGGGATGTCCAGGGAGGAGAAGAGCTCCCGCTTGCCGCTGAAGTACAGGTAGATGGTGGAGGGGGAGATGTCCGCCCGCTGGGCGATGTCCCCGATCTTGGTCTCCGCATACCCCTTTTCCAAAAACACCTGGCGCCCCGCGTCCTGGATCCTGGCCTTCAGCTCGGCTTTGCGCGCTTCGTTGGTCATGTTCCACATTCCTCCCGACACGCCGGTTACTCATGATTATTATTAAATCATGCTTAGACGTGCTTGTCAACCGCCGGGAACGTGGTAAAATAATGTCTGCTGAATAAACCGCCTTGCGGTTTATTCGCGCGGCGAGGCCGCGCAATCTTTTAAAAACGGTCGCATTTAGCCGTTTTCAAAAGATTCAGACATTGCTGCAATGCGTATTTCCCTTGGAGCGGCAAGCCGCTCCAAGGGAATGTGCAATGTTTTTTGGGCGTTTACGCCAAAAAACTTGCACTTGGACAAAGCCAATGAGTGTTGAAAGCCTTGGCTTTCAACACTTGCGGTTTTGTTCAGTACGCATTAAAATAGGGTGAACAGACAAAAAGGAGGGAAGCGGCATGGACGAAAAACGGCGGCAGCTCCAGGCATGGATTGACGAGAGTGAGAACATCGTGTTTTTCGGCGGGGCGGGCGTGTCCACCGAGAGCGGCATCCCCGACTTCCGCAGCGTGGACGGGCTGTACAACATGCGCTACGCCTACCCGCCCGAGACCATCATCAGCCACACCTTTTTCACCCAGCGCCCGGAGGAGTTCTACCGCTTCTACCGGGACAAGATGCTCTGGCCGGACGCCGCGCCCAACCCGGCCCACCGCAAGCTGGCGGAGCTGGAGCGGGCGGGGAAGCTCAAGGCGGTGGTGACCCAGAACATTGACGGGCTGCACCAGGCGGCGGGGAGTAGG
It includes:
- the cysS gene encoding cysteine--tRNA ligase, which codes for MKLYNSLSHTKEDFVPREPGKVKMYTCGPTVYHFAHIGNLRSYIMEDVLEKFLRYDGYDVTRVMNITDVGHLSSDADTGEDKMLKGAQREHKSVMEIAQFYTDAFFSDCEKLNIKRPDVVQPATGMIGDYIKVIESLLEKGYAYPAGGNIYFDTSKLEQYYVFNDHDEEDLAVGVRESVEEDDNKRNKADFVLWFTKSKFEDQALKWDSPWGVGYPGWHIECSCISMKYLGEYLDLHCGGIDNAFPHHTNEIAQSEAYLGHPWCKYWFHVHHLNTAGGKMSKSKGEFLTVSLLEEKGYDPLVYRLFCLQSHYRKGLEFSFENLDNTRAAYDKLVSRVAALKCGGDGPVDEAAAARYRAAFTEALGSDLNTSLGVTCLYDVLKADTDDGTKALLVASFDQVLGLDLMKKAAALREKEAAPVEGAAEIEALIAQRAAAKKAKDFAEADRIRDALKDMGIEIKDTPQGVVWKKI